One window of Centropristis striata isolate RG_2023a ecotype Rhode Island chromosome 23, C.striata_1.0, whole genome shotgun sequence genomic DNA carries:
- the LOC131961648 gene encoding ankyrin repeat domain-containing protein 26-like, giving the protein MLQSCTMKKILNFTKKRKTPSGTPDNGSVLSAGYELKEKDLGKVHKAASVGDLAKLKQLAKKNDINQLDKENRTALHITCASGHGEVVQFLVESKAKLNLCDNQNRSALMKAVQGQHERCVNILLENHADPNLVDINGNTALHLAANIPSISTTVLLLEHKANINAQNKEGFTPLTVAVREDHIDMADLLIKEGADVNFKDQGQRSPLMIAAGNGQISMLRLLLQFNADITLKDTKGWSADDYAVMNGHHPCSLLIIEHSTQRNDGPSVLSFLSKAPQMTSTPLPSYRKKEDSTGDEDDNDQEEEKDDDDDDDEEEEDASDEHDQPERSAESLDATSPFPETEVSKDKKRDLMSELGLEKGEEEQDSWDSESQSESLNTPHEEKQSLCTQGQTEISTVEEELKEIGDDNNGDKGGEHVDEDDTIQKETYKAKWEPLRVLSNLEGDNEGKTDLMEELGIGDVDDLEDASDWDSASTTSKRTLPGHRMLSPGLEEFPECSYPSVKEQDEDIVPVAPLTPQRSINYNKTPPSTPPQPAPQPTPRARKMVLQTPESEEESDWEPDNVAPSCNASAIDNQLQNTDGHQAVGKPGSPELSPTARDSESGEESDEQQQKPDKETTKTAMEVQRSSTSWDTGGSALEEVGTEKPETRLGSLSSQAGAIHQEQQLAATKSTNGAPVQLHLPLQQTYNSIKQEGQAVDETSRLELVRGARRSRAPQTDTHVNGDPLSVFDDSTLSDVSDDEGRFPTSGQQKNENPEEMENAEDFDELTQSSDTATDDIDSPTSGYRHASLLIQKLDSATLDSRTMVKLQNNFHEYERSIQKARSRHGYLSDKVTQLEMERAELKSSLEEVKDFKSALERNQLELQTEVTNLKFQLKQEQENRRNATMMYNTTRDKLRRTEEQHQLEVQERQKVELPLRNLELEMRTLVNNIKQLEEDHSETQRLLAQERSARTLQENLLNSHLRKQQEIEDENKRNISKSNEVLSQLTEASDRERELLQQTSTLQEQLSIVRTDLERLQANSSLKESHLLEENDTLKEQLENARRDLKLNSEALTQTVFNCNNQVTALKSELAITTTRLENERQTREALESEVESTRTRLAGAVKEAELCQAAHTDTERALLREKEEHQRLKDRLTGDAASQREAISSLSQKLAKAETRANSMENEVHRATLQLTEKGLLLEVQQREKDQVAVRIKELEAALQAEREQASHAGARQEATQERLAQTQSEGMLLPQQLEEAQNKGVAKERAVTDAQERFSDILSKLRSDCEERVQLVEDWNKELASKAADLRDQIYKLEEDKSERETSLWQLQQELADSLKKLSMSEASLEVNTRYRNDLEEEKARLHKDLDRLKGKLEESEDQYVQAERRINSLKSSLDEREKELASAALKHQEALSASGASDLTIKQLEEAVQRLEIENARLEAAAKQQSNKIEALQKGAQESAMVRGNLENLLTNLQSSKMTLEDQLSREVQKQSMLSHTAQDSQALWEEGLKSRSKLGLRLAELEKEKGDLGTQMEIEKKKAKKIAEQKKAIDTRLDQEMKRNTELQKEMYRLRTLLKTAKKKLRDQDTAGAEFGSPMSSLRMDVGKRSQVDASIGQMKEKVDDLQMRLEKEGSRCSQLEKVNGDFKDQLASLKGLSRSSDQLERSKRQLEEEVLDLRRRMEAAEDRARQEIQQKLEQVNIFLQSQAASQEALDQIKAANEANLRSQMEQKIRELEGELGRARANSHDSLNQRDSTRTELERYRQLYTEELRIRKSLAAKLERANSRLAEANSKLLNEHSRSLITSSIANGSLGGPSLDVGSLGSPAHYGATLGPLNRSLGLGLFFLSPVTEGQNSRVEHYLAKMQNELDRNIKKELNNATAELDAASACMSPVGSAHMT; this is encoded by the coding sequence ATGTTGCAGTCCTGTACAATGAAGAAGATATTAAATTTTACTAAGAAGAGGAAAACCCCATCCGGTACTCCTGACAACGGGAGTGTGCTTTCTGCTGGCTATGAACTGAAAGAAAAGGACCTCGGGAAAGTTCACAAGGCTGCCTCAGTTGGTGATTTGGCAAAGTTGAAGCAGCTTGCTAAAAAGAATGATATCAATCAGCTTGACAAGGAGAACAGGACTGCACTTCATATCACCTGCGCCAGTGGACATGGTGAGGTGGTACAATTCCTCGTTGAGAGCAAAGCCAAGCTTAACCTATGTGACAATCAAAATAGATCTGCCTTAATGAAGGCCGTGCAGGGCCAGCATGAACGCTGTGTAAACATACTGCTGGAGAATCATGCCGATCCTAACCTGGTCGACATCAATGGCAATACGGCCTTACATCTAGCAGCGAACATCCCATCCATTTCCACTACTGTCCTGCTGCTGGAGCATAAGGCTAACATCAATGCACAAAATAAGGAGGGATTCACACCATTGACGGTGGCAGTCCGTGAGGACCACATTGATATGGCGGACTTACTTATCAAGGAGGGTGCTGATGTTAATTTTAAGGACCAAGGCCAAAGGTCCCCATTAATGATAGCTGCTGGCAATGGACAAATTTCTATGTTGAGGCTGCTTTTGCAGTTTAACGCAGATATCACACTAAAGGATACCAAAGGATGGTCAGCTGATGACTACGCAGTGATGAATGGGCATCATCCTTGTTCCCTCCTGATCATTGAGCACAGTACCCAGAGGAATGATGGGCCCTCcgttctttccttcctttccaaAGCACCCCAGATGACGTCTACCCCTCTTCCAAGctacagaaagaaagaagattCCACTGGGGATGAAGATGATAATGACcaagaagaggagaaagatgATGACGACGAcgatgatgaggaggaagaagatgccTCAGATGAACATGATCAGCCTGAACGGAGTGCAGAATCCCTTGATGCCACTTCCCCGTTTCCTGAGACAGAAGTCTCTaaagataagaaaagagattTAATGTCCGAGTTGGGTCTGGAGAAGGGAGAGGAAGAACAGGACTCCTGGGACTCTGAGTCCCAGTCTGAAAGTCTGAATACGCCCCATGAAGAGAAACAAAGCTTGTGTACTCAGGGTCAAACAGAGATATCCACTGTTGAAGAAGAGCTTAAAGAAATTGGAGATGACAATAATGGTGATAAGGGAGGCGAACATGTTGATGAAGATGATACTATACAGAAAGAGACTTACAAGGCAAAATGGGAACCACTTCGTGTTTTGAGCAACCTTGAAGGAGATAATGAAGGAAAGACAGACTTAATGGAAGAGCTTGGTATTGGGGATGTTGACGATCTTGAAGATGCATCAGATTGGGACTCGGCCAGTACGACCAGTAAGAGAACCTTACCTGGCCACAGAATGCTCTCCCCTGGACTCGAGGAGTTCCCAGAATGCTCCTATCCATCTGTTAAAGAGCAGGATGAGGACATAGTTCCCGTAGCACCCCTGACACCTCAGAGGAGCATTAACTACAACAAGACACCGCCCAGCACACCCCCTCAACCAGCGCCCCAACCCACACCTCGAGCAAGGAAGATGGTGCTTCAGACACCAGAGAGTGAAGAAGAATCAGATTGGGAACCAGACAATGTTGCACCCTCTTGCAATGCAAGTGCAATTGACAATCAGCTGCAAAACACAGATGGGCATCAGGCTGTGGGTAAACCAGGTTCTCCTGAGCTCTCACCGACGGCAAGAGACAGTGAAAGTGGTGAAGAGTCTGACGAGCAGCAACAAAAGCCTGATAAAGAGACGACAAAGACTGCAATGGAGGTGCAAAGGTCCAGTACTTCCTGGGATACTGGTGGATCGGCTTTGGAAGAAGTGGGTACTGAGAAACCTGAGACCAGGTTAGGATCCCTGTCAAGTCAAGCTGGAGCAATTCATCAGGAACAGCAGCTTGCAGCCACCAAGAGCACCAACGGGGCACCAGTACAATTGCACCTCCCACTTCAGCAGACCTACAATAGCATCAAACAGGAAGGACAAGCTGTAGATGAGACCTCACGACTGGAGCTGGTCAGGGGGGCCCGGCGCAGCAGAGCCCCTCAGACCGACACTCATGTCAATGGAGAtcctctgtctgtgtttgatgATAGCACTTTAAGTGACGTGTCGGATGATGAAGGAAGGTTTCCAACCAGTGGACAACAGAAAAACGAGAATCCAGAGGAAATGGAGAATGCAGAAGACTTTGATGAACTCACTCAGTCATCTGACACAGCCACAGATGACATCGACTCTCCCACTTCAGGCTACCGCCATGCCTCGCTCCTCATTCAAAAGCTGGACTCAGCCACTTTAGACTCGAGAACCATGGTGAAGCTGCAGAACAATTTCCACGAATACGAGCGTTCCATCCAAAAGGCGAGAAGTCGCCACGGGTACCTGTCAGACAAGGTGACCCAGCTGGAAATGGAAAGGGCAGAGCTTAAAAGCTCTTTGGAAGAAGTTAAAGATTTTAAATCTGCCTTGGAGCGCAACCAACTGGAACTGCAGACCGAGGTCACAAACCTCAAATTTCAGCTGAAACAGGAGCAGGAAAATCGTCGCAACGCCACCATGATGTACAACACAACCAGAGATAAGCTGAGGAGGACGGAGGAGCAGCATCAGTTAGAGGTTcaggagagacagaaagtggAGCTCCCCCTCAGGAATCTGGAGCTTGAGATGAGGACATTAGTCAACAACATTAAACAGCTTGAAGAGGATCACAGTGAGACCCAGAGACTGCTGGCTCAAGAGCGCAGTGCTCGGACGCTGCAGGAAAATCTTCTCAACAGCCATCTCCGTAAGCAGCAAGAGATCGAGGACGAGAACAAGAGAAACATAAGCAAAAGCAATGAGGTTTTGTCTCAACTCACTGAAGCCAGTGACCGGGAGAGGGAGCTGCTCCAACAGACTTCTACGCTCCAGGAGCAGTTGTCTATCGTGAGAACAGATCTTGAGCGTTTGCAGGCCAATAGCAGTCTCAAAGAGAGCCACCTTTTGGAGGAGAACGACACCCTCAAGGAACAGCTAGAAAATGCTCGTCGAGATCTCAAACTCAACAGCGAAGCCCTGACCCAAACTGTCTTCAACTGCAATAACCAGGTGACCGCCCTGAAGTCTGAGCTGGCTATAACAACAACCCGTCTGGAAAATGAGCGGCAGACTCGCGAAGCCCTGGAATCAGAGGTCGAGTCCACTCGTACCCGCTTGGCTGGAGCCGTAAAGGAGGCAGAGCTTTGCCAGGcagctcacacagacacagagagagctcTGCTCCGGGAGAAAGAGGAACACCAGCGTCTTAAAGACAGACTCACAGGTGATGCAGCCAGTCAGCGTGAGGCAATCAGCAGCCTGTCCCAGAAGCTGGCCAAGGCGGAGACTCGAGCAAACAGCATGGAGAACGAAGTTCATCGGGCCACACTGCAGCTGACAGAGAAAGGCTTACTGCTGGAGGTCCAGCAGCGGGAGAAAGACCAGGTGGCTGTACGCATCAAGGAGCTAGAAGCGGCTCTGCAGGCAGAGAGGGAACAGGCCAGCCATGCCGGAGCACGGCAAGAGGCCACACAGGAGCGGCTAGCCCAAACCCAGAGTGAGGGCATGTTATTACCGCAACAGCTAGAGGAGGCCCAAAACAAAGGTGTAGCAAAGGAGCGTGCTGTGACGGATGCCCAAGAGCGCTTCAGTGACATTCTGTCCAAGCTGCGATCTGACTGCGAAGAGAGAGTACAACTAGTGGAGGACTGGAATAAGGAGCTCGCCAGTAAGGCTGCTGACCTCCGAGATCAGATCTACAAGTTGGAGGAAGACAAGAGCGAAAGAGAGACTAGTCTAtggcagctgcagcaggagctaGCTGACTCGCTCAAGAAGCTGTCAATGAGTGAAGCTTCCCTGGAGGTCAACACACGCTACCGCAATgacctggaggaggagaaggctcGACTCCACAAAGACTTGGACCGGCTTAAAGGAAAACTGGAGGAGAGCGAAGACCAGTATGTGCAGGCTGAAAGACGTATTAACAGTTTGAAGAGCAGTCTGGATGAAAGGGAAAAGGAACTCGCCTCTGCTGCTCTGAAACACCAGGAGGCGCTGTCTGCCTCAGGAGCATCTGATCTCACCATCAAACAGCTGGAGGAAGCTGTGCAAAGGCTTGAGATTGAGAATGCCAGGCTGGAAGCTGCCGCAAAGCAACAGTCCAACAAAATTGAAGCGCTTCAGAAAGGGGCTCAGGAATCTGCTATGGTCAGAGGTAATTTGGAGAACCTGCTTACAAACCTCCAAAGCAGTAAGATGACTTTGGAAGACCAACTCAGTCGAGAGGTCCAGAAGCAGAGCATGCTGTCTCACACAGCCCAGGACTCTCAGGCCTTGTGGGAGGAGGGGCTGAAGAGCCGTTCAAAGTTAGGACTGCGCCTGGCTGAGcttgaaaaggaaaaaggagaCCTGGGCACCCAGATggaaatagaaaagaagaaagcCAAGAAAATAGCAGAGCAGAAGAAGGCTATCGACACCCGGCTGGACCAAGAGATGAAGAGGAACACAGAGCTCCAAAAAGAAATGTACAGGCTGCGTACTTTATTGAAGACTGCAAAGAAGAAATTGCGGGATCAGGACACGGCTGGAGCAGAATTTGGCTCTCCTATGAGTAGTCTGCGGATGGACGTTGGCAAACGCAGTCAGGTCGACGCTTCCATTGGACAGATGAAAGAAAAGGTGGACGATCTGCAGATGAGGCTGGAGAAGGAAGGATCCCGCTGCAGCCAGCTAGAGAAGGTGAACGGGGACTTTAAAGACCAGCTGGCCTCCCTTAAGGGCTTGAGCCGCAGTAGTGACCAACTGGAGAGGAGTAAGaggcagctggaggaggaggtgctggacCTGAGACGGCGAATGGAGGCCGCAGAGGACAGGGCCCGTCAGGAGATACAACAGAAACTGGAGCAGGTCAACATTTTCCTGCAGTCCCAGGCAGCATCCCAAGAAGCATTGGATCAGATTAAAGCGGCCAATGAGGCCAACCTGCGATCCCAGATGGAGCAGAAGATCCGGGAGCTGGAGGGGGAACTGGGCCGGGCCCGCGCCAACAGTCATGACAGCCTTAACCAGAGAGACTCCACGCGCACGGAGCTAGAGCGGTATCGACAACTCTACACAGAGGAGCTGCGCATACGCAAGTCCCTGGCTGCAAAACTAGAGAGGGCCAACAGTCGGCTTGCAGAAGCCAATTCCAAGTTACTCAACGAGCACAGCAGGTCCCTGATCACCAGCAGCATTGCGAACGGAAGCCTCGGAGGGCCCTCGCTGGACGTGGGCTCTTTGGGTTCACCGGCACACTACGGGGCCACACTGGGGCCCCTCAACAGGAGCCTAGGCCTGGGACTCTTCTTCCTCAGCCCTGTGACTGAGGGGCAGAACAGCAGGGTGGAGCACTACCTAGCCAAGATGCAGAATGAGTTGgatagaaacataaaaaaggagtTAAACAACGCCACAGCAGAGCTGGACGCTGCTTCAGCCTGTATGTCACCGGTGGGCTCTGCCCACATGACATAG
- the LOC131962010 gene encoding ensconsin-like, whose protein sequence is MTEVAPSCPNMTALAPPPAPLITSRNASPARSPMGSNPNSPTGSRLNLAKERREEREKTQEKTEMLRDKDRRAQQQLDRCAEERGRKMQQQRRKEQQRQAAAGEKRRQQQTAEKERLEALVRRRAGGAERRGGGGGGGGGGGGGGDARDHLDNRPKRWTWGGPPDGVDGNPKTPPCNAIGSAQPNELPAASSASQSRNVGDFLSPPGMDQPINKQLSNSSAALHSPERVSFVSHRTASPSNQRPYRSSSNRRSIAGFPEETSKAKTPTGETPNTPARSSSFRANSKGPATPKRVRSNRSRAQSPCSPGQFPPSPLRQRATTPGTPDDRGHTEVKAHSTLERKSTKSETSEKRIPKSTSKELNAESPGTPTGRSVGGTTDAEEASRLLAERRRLARIQKEQEERQRQEEERLRAEEEQRRQEEARERQERAAQQAEEERVRREEERRNKEDEERRQKEQRWKDMQEQLDKEREEAFLRAQKEAERKRQERELQHIQEEQERLQRKKRIEEIMKRTRKSEVEPLSAAAASEAAVPSEEDAATPAEAPVIMLGPLENKSFVDELSDGVQSMDVSSPSVSISPVSRDEQASAHEFSPLTEEHVMDLDAHGRGQRQGAETPPYPKLQAGSGVGDLNKNLLIQAYNGASESSQLIHSVGPSKLDVQ, encoded by the exons ATGACTGAAGTGGCTCCAAGCTGCCCTAACATGACAG CGCTggcccctcctcctgctccgctGATCACCAGTAGGAATGCATCTCCTGCTCGATCACCAATGGGATCCAATCCCAACAGCCCGACAG GCTCCCGGCTGAATTTAGCAAAAGAGCGACgggaggaaagagagaagacACAAG AGAAGACGGAGATGCTGCGTGATAAGGATCGGCGTgcgcagcagcagctggaccgCTGCGCCGAGGAGCGAGGGAGGAagatgcagcagcagaggaggaaggagcagcaGCGGCAGGCGGCGGCCGGGGAGAAGAGACGGCAGCAGCAGAcggcagagaag gagaggctggaggccCTGGTCCGCCGGAGAGCCGGAGGCGCcgagagacgaggaggaggaggaggaggaggtggtggaggtggaggtggaggggatGCTCGCGACCACCTGGATAACAGGCCTAAACGCTGGACATGGGGAGGACCGCCTGACGGAGTGGACG GTAACCCTAAGACCCCGCCCTGCAATGCCATTGGCTCCGCTCAGCCCAATGAGCTTCCTGCTGCTTCCAGCGCCAGCCAATCCCGTAACG ttggTGACTTCCTGTCTCCACCCGGGATGGATCAACCAATCAACAAACAGCTCTCCAACTCTTCAGCCGCCCTCCATTCACCAGAGAGAG TGTCTTTTGTGTCCCATCGAACAGCTTCCCCCAGCAACCAGAGACCGTACAGAAGCTCCTCCAACCGCAGGAGCATCGCTGGATTCCCAGAGGAGACGTCCAAAGCCAAAACACCCACG GGGGAGACTCCAAACACGCCGGCCCGCAGTTCTTCCTTCAGAGCCAACAGCAAGGGCCCCGCCACACCGAAACG GGTGAGGTCAAACAGGAGTCGCGCCCAGTCGCCATGCTCCCCGGGCCAGTTCCCGCCCTCCCCGCTCCGGCAGAGGGCCACCACCCCCGGCACCCCCGACGACAGAGGTCACACGGAGGTGAAAGCTCACAGCACCCTGGAGAGGAAATCCACCAAGTCTGAGACCTCGGAGAAACGGATCCCCAAATCCACCAGCAAAGAACTGAATGCAG agtctcCGGGCACGCCCACAGGCAGGAGTGTTGGTGGGACAACGGATGCTGAGGAGGCGTCCAGACTGCTGGCAGAGAGACGACGTCTGGCCCGAATacagaaggagcaggaggagagacaacggcaggaggaggagag gctGAGGgccgaggaggagcagaggaggcaggaggaggcGAGGGAGCGACAGGAGAGAGCTGCACAGCAggctgaggaggagagggtgaggcgggaggaggagaggaggaacaaGGAGGACGAGGAGAGACGGCAGAAGGAGCAGAGATGGAAGGACATGCAGGAGCAGCTGGACAAAGAG AGGGAGGAGGCCTTCCTGCGAGCTCAGAAAGAGGCGGAGAGgaagagacaggagagagagctgcagcacatccaggaggagcaggagaggctgCAGAGGAAGAAG AGAATTGAGGAAATCATGAAGAGAACGAGGAAGAGTGAAGTGGAGcctctgtctgctgctgcag CGTCGGAGGCTGCCGTCCCCTCGGAGGAGGACGCTGCCACTCCGGCTGAAGCCCCCGTCATCATGCTGGGACCTCTGGAGAACAAGAGCTTTGTGGACGAGCTGTCTGACGGAGTCCAGTCCATGGACGTCAG TTCTCCATCTGTCTCCATCAGTCCAGTGTCCAGGGACGAGCAGGCGAGCGCTCACGAGTTCTCGCCGCTCACAGAGGAGCATGTGATGGACCTGGACGCCCACGGCCGAGGCCAGCGGCAGGGCGCCGAGACGCCCCCCTACCCCAAACTGCAGGCCGGCAGCGGGGTCGGAGACCTCAACAAGAACCTGCTGATCCAAGCGTACAACGGCGCCTCCGAGTCCTCCCAGCTCATCCACAGCGTCGGCCCCAGCAAACTGGACGTCCAGTAG